TCCATTCGCTCCGGCAGCTGCAGCAATCCTATGCTTATCAGCAGGTACAACGGGCTCATAAGATGTTTCAAGCGGCTGGTCTTACAGCGGTCTGGTATGAAACTCCCCACTATACCGCTTCATCTGTCCAGCGGCATATTATTGAGATCTGTAACGGCATCCTCTATGAATCTCCGCCTTCCAGCCCGGATGCAAGGAGAGCCGCACTCCAGCACACCCCGGACGATCCGATGACAAACGGAACGATCTACGTTCCCACTCCGCTTTATTATGTGGCAGGTGACAAGATCGAGGAAGAAGTCACTCGTATGGAACGGACATTACAGGATTTCACAGGCGATGGTGAACTGGCCTCGTTCTTCTACCACCCCTATCTCGAATTCCCCTATATCCGTTTCCTTGCTAACGGCACTGTACATTATGAAGAGCATTCGCCGCTTAGAAGAATCATTCAGTCCTTCAATAGGGAGCGTAAATCGTTTGTGACCATAACCTCAATCTTGCCCTTCATACCGGATTTCAGGGAAACCCGATGGCAGGACAGGATGACCATGAAACTCCCTAAGTTTCTGCACGCCACGAGAAAAGAGCAGCCGGATCGATGGATCGTCCGGGACGAGGCCAACAACTTATGGTACGACGCTTCTTTTGGGGTCTTGTCCCCCATTAAAATCCATAATGGGATACAGTATATACGCCCGCTGTTGGCAGGCTGGCCGCTTTACCCCGGTGGAACTGCGATGGCAGGCGATTATGATGGAGATGGCAGCGTCGATGCGGCTGTATGGCATGCGGAGCTGGGGATCTGTGAGGTTGCCTTGGGTTCAGGCAGCCGTTTAGTACCATCGGGTCATTGGCTCTGTGAATTTGGAGCCGTGGACTGGAAAGCTCTTACGGGGGATTTGGACGGGGACGGCAGACATGATTTATTTCTATGGGACCCTGTCACAGGAAAAGCCGCCATTGCTTATGGCTCCGGGTGTCATTTTTATTCTCCCCTCATTCAGCATGAGGTTTCCGTACAGGGTGAAGGCGTGATTCCCTCCATAGGAGATGTGAATGGCGATGGACTGGATGACCTGGTTGTGTGGAACTCCGACTCAGGCACATGCCAGGTCTGGTTAAGCAGCGGAAAACAGCTCGTGGACGCCGGAAATTGGTATTCTGACAAAGATTCTATCGGTTCACCCATATCTGTGATGTTAGGTGACGTGGATGGGGATGGGCTGAAAGATTTGATTCTCGTTGAACATATCGCAGGGAGATGGCTCGTTCTCTATAGCTCGGGAACCGCCTTCGGGCGGCAGGAAGAACGGTTTGGGCCTTGGGTTGCCGGTGAATCAATGACACCTCTCATTGGCGATCTAACGGGCAATGGCCGTGTCAGTCTGCTGGCATGGTCTCCGAATCGGCTCGGCGGAACCTTGGACGCCGCCATCAATTCCAGGGACCGGACAATCGGATAAGGACATGATATAC
Above is a window of Paenibacillus sp. FSL K6-1330 DNA encoding:
- a CDS encoding DUF2334 domain-containing protein; amino-acid sequence: MNKALIRLEDIGPGGWYETEEQQAKLLVIAQFLHHQQIPFHLAVIPRYVDPVHRVDRSIDDLHDEVSLRFARLLRRMVALGASLGIHGYTHQYGESVSGDGFEFAYPECCANCPPDDPPEALHSLRQLQQSYAYQQVQRAHKMFQAAGLTAVWYETPHYTASSVQRHIIEICNGILYESPPSSPDARRAALQHTPDDPMTNGTIYVPTPLYYVAGDKIEEEVTRMERTLQDFTGDGELASFFYHPYLEFPYIRFLANGTVHYEEHSPLRRIIQSFNRERKSFVTITSILPFIPDFRETRWQDRMTMKLPKFLHATRKEQPDRWIVRDEANNLWYDASFGVLSPIKIHNGIQYIRPLLAGWPLYPGGTAMAGDYDGDGSVDAAVWHAELGICEVALGSGSRLVPSGHWLCEFGAVDWKALTGDLDGDGRHDLFLWDPVTGKAAIAYGSGCHFYSPLIQHEVSVQGEGVIPSIGDVNGDGLDDLVVWNSDSGTCQVWLSSGKQLVDAGNWYSDKDSIGSPISVMLGDVDGDGLKDLILVEHIAGRWLVLYSSGTAFGRQEERFGPWVAGESMTPLIGDLTGNGRVSLLAWSPNRLGGTLDAAINSRDRTIG